A stretch of Porites lutea chromosome 5, jaPorLute2.1, whole genome shotgun sequence DNA encodes these proteins:
- the LOC140937830 gene encoding uncharacterized protein, with protein sequence MSRVVIILTLCAMAAALPIIRIKNANGQKKSYCCYGVVQPFDLTAKAKQGLRALHQVGFDLNKLRKVVEIYQKAVEGKLKNVEKEAEDLTYRVQAALKATMKILSDATKKASKTLSEVTEASNDLGQLGKDIQETKTHDMITKIRELIAEKPESSKKSIDKKKLKKSDAGPKDSKSKDKKADHHHKTLKIKKLSAETTEKDHTNRSKTGHKSLSAKNRIPLAPFVGEKEAAERLLANAEMLENEKVKRTRDAIEEKTQENERAVKKAREFLQQVETGLLQIQNGIKEAGIKDN encoded by the exons ATGTCACGCGTAGTTATAATCTTAACTCTTTGTGCCATGGCCGCTGCGTTGCCAATCATAAGGATAAAGA ATGCCAATGGTCAGAAGAAGTCTTACTGTTGTTACGGAGTTGTACAGCCCTTCGATCTAACGGCAAAGGCCAAGCAGGGACTACGAGCTTTGCATCAAGTTGGGTTTGACTTAAACAAACTTCGCAAAGTAGTCGAAATTTACCAGAAGGCCGTAGAGGGAAAACTGAAGAACGTGGAGAAAGAAGCCGAAGACTTAACTTATAGAGTGCAAGCGGCATTAAAAGCGACGATGAAAATATTGTCAGATGCTACCAAGAAGGCCTCTAAAACACTGAGCGAAGTTACAG AGGCTTCAAATGATCTCGGACAACTTGGAAAAGATATCCAAGAGACAAAAACCCACGACATGATAACAAAGATTAGAGAACTAATCGCGGAAAAACCAGAATCCAGTAAGAAATCTATCGACAAGAAAAAGCTGAAGAAATCTGATGCAGGGCCAAAGGATAGCAAATCCAAGGACAAGAAAGCCGATCATCAtcacaaaacattaaaaataaagaaattgtcTGCAGAAACAACGGAAAAAGACCATACTAATAGAAGTAAAACAGGTCACAAATCACTCAGTGCAAAAAACAGAATTCCATTGGCACCCTTCGTCGGTGAAAAGGAAGCAGCTGAACGCTTACTGGCAAACGCAGAAATGCTTGAGAacgagaaagtgaaaaggaCCAGAGATGCCATAGAGGAGAAAACACAAGAGAACGAGCGAGCGGTGAAAAAAGCAAGGGAATTCTTACAGCAAGTTGAGACTGGTCTACTTCAGATTCAAAATGGCATTAAGGAGGCTGGAATTAAAGACAATTAA
- the LOC140938815 gene encoding uncharacterized protein yields the protein MANRFVIRDHQITASSSYPRAHLQPHMGRLDNPWGSWCVKRKHPGPHYMQIDLGITRLVSGVITQGARHTPDYVAQYRVSYSLDGQRWTVYKENGTERLFQGFYYQFTNHFRYRVAARYIRILPQAFRGYLLCMRAEVIGCSFSQVNLAFNQTAQQSTTQGDAVALKAIDGNFKGDSCSLTQTQDKPWWRVDLGYSTTIRELYIAGPPNGTELKEFEIRIGESLEDNGNKNSKCGEKHSVRPGEIKTISCNLTGQYIYIQVPESGKALSLCEVVPYGMDPKTVNFNPYIVLQYVNYVRAQKYMQQLRLQQEKLRNATLEAQKKGQQVLQQGQQAIGGAQQQGQQAINQGQQLAGQGQAAIGGAQQQGQQLLGQGQAALGGFRNQGQQVWGQAQGALGNVQGQGQQAFNQLQSQGAGMANQFQNEFNQFQNQGAGMLNQYQNQMKQLQGQGMGMVNQFQGQFQNQFNQLQGAGILGQAQNQMNQFQGQGMALANQLQGQGQQLANQLQGQGMGLANQIQGQGMGAVNQLQGQGMNAFNQLQGQGLGVAKDLTKTTDGLTEKAKDFYKKLKPWVTKAEDFYNDKIKGHYFDMAKQWFDRGKEYGLKALKVFEEAVLSEFKGLIGDVGGELSSITKYDTADIKGLLVNVDKEKIKKLVERVRPLIPEYYDKAKSMATDIFEQGKEEFDKIREQVEQEVGNAQRMGEGLSQEAMGLGGELQQQGMSAVGQAQQAGMGALENARQTGQGLVQQGQQSFNQLQQQGMGIYGQVRQTGMGAFNQMRQQGMGALRQVQSMGQQGLQQAQNLQGQLMQTGQGLYGQAQNMGQGLQGQLMQAGQGLYGQAQSMGSGLQNQLLQTGQGLYGQARSMGQSAFQQGRSLGSQLQQQGQNAFQQGAGMAQGFQGMGQNYLRQAINMGNAYQQQGMNLMNQGRQMSQQMAGQVPSPQQQWQQLLSMGQNLQQQGAQLRSQGEAIKKQGEEAAGGGAV from the exons ATGGCAAACAGGTTTGTCATTCGAGATCATCAGATCACTGCTTCGTCTTCGTACCCGCGTGCTCATCTACAGCCTCACATGGGTCGACTGGATAACCCGTGGGGTTCCTGGTGCGTAAAACGAAAACACCCAGGACCGCATTACATGCAGATCGATCTTG GTATCACAAGACTGGTCAGCGGTGTCATTACACAAGGTGCGCGACATACGCCTGACTATGTAGCTCAATATCGCGTCAGCTACAGTCTTGATGGTCAGCGTTGGACTGTCTATAAAGAGAATGGCACAGAAAGG CTTTTTCAAGGTTTCTACTATCAGTTCACAAATCACTTCCGTTACCGTGTGGCAGCAAGATACATAAGAATTCTTCCCCAGGCTTTTCGTGGTTATCTATTGTGCATGAGAGCAGAAGTAATTGGTTGTTCATTTAGTCAAG TTAATCTGGCATTTAACCAGACAGCCCAGCAGTCAACCACGCAGGGGGACGCTGTAGCCTTGAAAGCCATTGATGGAAACTTCAAGGGTG ATTCCTGCTCCCTGACCCAGACTCAAGACAAGCCTTGGTGGCGCGTGGACCTGGGATACAGCACGACGATAAGAGAGCTCTATATCGCTGGCCCTCCAAATGGCACCGAATTAAAAGAATTTGAGATCAGGATTGGTGAAAGTTTAGAAGataatggaaataaaaattcaaaatgtggCGAAAAGCACAGCGTAAGGCCTGGTGAGATTAAAACCATCAGCTGTAATTTGACTGGACAGTACATTTACATCCAGGTGCCTGAGAGTGGAAAGGCTTTGTCTCTTTGCGAGGTGGTGCCTTACGGGATGG ATCCAAAGACGGTTAACTTCAATCCTTACATAGTTCTGCAATACGTAAACTATGTTCGAGCTCAAAAGTATATGCAACAGCTTCGACTACAGCAAGAAAAATTACGAAACGCAACCTTAGAGGCCCAGAAAAAAGGTCAACAAGTCTTACAGCAAGGACAACAA GCGATTGGTGGAGCTCAACAACAGGGACAGCAAGCCATCAACCAAGGACAGCAGTTGGCTGGTCAGGGTCAAGCTGCCATTGGTGGAGCCCAGCAACAGGGCCAGCAACTACTTGGGCAGGGCCAAGCCGCTCTTGGCGGATTTCGGA ATCAAGGCCAGCAAGTCTGGGGACAAGCGCAAGGGGCACTTGGTAATGTCCAAGGTCAAGGTCAGCAGGCCTTTAACCAATTACAAAGTCAAGGTGCAGGCATGGCAAACCAGTTTCAAAACGAGTTTAACCAGTTCCAGAATCAGGGCGCTGGAATGTTGAACCAGTATCAGAATCAAATGAAGCAATTGCAAGGTCAAGGAATGGGTATGGTAAACCAGTTCCAAGGGCAGTTTCAAAACCAGTTTAATCAGTTACAAGGGGCAGGAATACTTGGCCAAGCACAGAACCAAATGAACCAGTTTCAAGGTCAGGGGATGGCATTGGCCAACCAGCTTCAAGGGCAAGGACAACAACTGGCCAATCAGTTACAGGGACAGGGAATGGGATTGGCCAATCAAATTCAAGGTCAAGGCATGGGTGCTGTGAACCAGTTACAAGGGCAAG GTATGAATGCATTTAACCAGCTCCAGGGACAAGGGCTGGGAGTGGCAAAAGACTTAACAAAAACTACAGATGGTCTGACTGAAAAG GCTAAAGACTTTTACAAAAAG TTAAAGCCCTGGGTTACGAAGGCGGAGGACTTTTACAATGACAAAATCAAGGGACATTATTTTGACATGGCAAAAC AGTGGTTCGATCGTGGCAAAGAATATGGTTTGAAAGCTTTGAAAGTCTTTGAAGAAGCGGTCTTGTCGGAGTTTAAAGGACTGATCGGTGATGTTGGAGGAGAACTTTCGTCAATTACAAAATACGATACGGCCGATATTAAAGGCTTGTTGGTTAATGTGGataaagagaaaattaaaaagcttGTGGAGAGAGTCAGACCCCTTATTCCGGAATATTATGACAAAGCGAAGAGTATGGCTACAGATATTTTTGAACAGGGAAAAGAAGAGTTCGATAAAATCAGAGAGCAAGTCGAACAGGAG GTTGGTAATGCCCAGAGAATGGGCGAGGGCCTATCACAAGAGGCCATGGGTTTAGGAGGCGAACTTCAACAGCAAGGCATGAGCGCAGTTGGACAAGCACAGCAAGCAGGAATGGGTGCACTAGAAAATGCCAGGCAAACAGGGCAAGGACTTGTCCAACAGGGGCAACAGAGTTTCA ATCAATTACAGCAACAAGGAATGGGAATATACGGTCAAGTTCGTCAAACAGGTATGGGCGCTTTTAACCAGATGAGGCAGCAAGGAATGGGAGCCTTGAGACAAGTGCAGAGTATGGGCCAGCAAGGATTACAGCAG GCTCAAAATCTTCAAGGCCAACTAATGCAAACAGGACAGGGTTTGTATGGTCAAGCACAGAACATGGGACAGGGGCTTCAAGGGCAACTCATGCAGGCAGGGCAAGGTTTATACGGGCAGGCCCAGAGCATGGGATCTGGTCTACAAAACCAACTACTGCAGACTGGGCAGGGGCTGTATGGTCAGGCACGGAGCATGGGTCAGAGTGCCTTCCAACAAGGAAGGTCGCTCGGGAGTCAGCTGCAGCAACAGGGGCAAAACGCTTTCCAACAAGGAGCAGGAATGGCTCAAGGTTTTCAAG ggatgggtcaaaACTATCTTAGGCAAGCAATAAATATGGGTAACGCCTATCAGCAGCAAGGTATGAATCTAATGAATCAAGGGAGACAAATGTCGCAGCAAATGGCTGGCCAGGTACCAAGCCCCCAGCAACAATGGCAGCAGCTCTTAAGCATGGGACAGAATCTTCAGCAGCAAGGCGCACAGCTGCGGAGTCAGGGGGAGGCAATCAAGAAACAAGGAGAGGAGGCAGCTGGTGGTGGAGCTGTCTAA